In Ostrea edulis chromosome 6, xbOstEdul1.1, whole genome shotgun sequence, a single window of DNA contains:
- the LOC125645760 gene encoding synaptogenesis protein syg-2-like produces the protein LIAYFSIFISLGIISLSVITQPKLYVNVDSNASIVLNCTYVTQKGEDISYIQWKKRNGSKYNVLVEFYPDNIAVLSTNGDYLKNRSHFVYPENESTSAILNINDVRCEDDGLYQCYMRYIPQNTGSTADTQDTDVILEVEAELPTKFTLRPNNSLEENDMLNLFCNANVGNPNGYIAIWRVDKVSNIPILLNETNSVGNKMENCTTIVSITLTYIVSRYDNGAFFSCSSQNRQTQRPAPSRNTSAIEVFYVPSKPRILLIPNTTLYVGDGLQLICVSDGNPPPTIKWRFHPDNGVNSTEPLQSSNGTLKIYQLKLEDSGNFSCLASNAYWENYQSISQINIKVLDTFINKFKPTCAASPCGITETCNETNGKIVCSANKWAVVAFVFVFLATGFCLTTILQLFRRRSSNEKVTINEEYETVSNHQSQERDTENTRYEALNIAAQTST, from the exons TTAATTGCCTATTTCTCAATATTCATTTCTTTAGGTATCATCTCACTGAGTGTAATAACCCAGCCGAAATTATATGTGAACGTCGACTCAAATGCATCCATTGTATTAAACTGTACGTATGTCACACAAAAAGGTGAGGACATCTCTTATATACAATGGAAGAAAAGAAATGGAAGCAAGTACAATGTATTAGTAGAATTCTACCCTGATAATATAGCAGTTTTATCCACAAATGGAGATTACTTGAAGAATAGATCTCATTTTGTCTACCCCGAAAATGAATCTACTAGTGCTATTCTAAACATCAATGACGTCAGATGCGAGGATGACGGACTTTACCAATGTTACATGAGGTACATACCTCAGAATACTGGTTCAACTGCCGATACACAGGACACAGATGTGATTTTAGAAG TGGAAGCAGAACTTCCAACCAAATTCACATTGCGCCCAAACAACAGCCTGGAAGAAAATGACATGCTGAACTTGTTTTGTAATGCAAATGTTGGAAACCCAAATGGCTACATTGCAATATGGAGAGTGGATAAGGTATCAAATATACCAATATTGCTGAATGAAACAAATTCAGTAGGTAACAAGATGGAGAATTGTACGACTATCGTCAGCATCACGCTAACGTATATCGTTTCTCGATATGACAACGGTGCGTTTTTCAGTTGTTCTTCACAAAACAGACAAACACAGAGACCGGCACCAAGCAGAAACACAAGTGCAATAGAAGTCTTTT atGTTCCAAGTAAACCAAGGATTTTGTTGATACCAAATACGACACTGTATGTTGGGGACGGACTACAGTTAATCTGTGTATCTGATGGTAATCCACCCCCGACGATCAAATGGAGATTTCATCCTGATAACGGTGTAAATAGTACAGAACCCCTTCAATCTTCTAATGGAACTCTGAAAATATACCAACTCAAACTTGAAGATTCCGGCAATTTTAGTTGTTTAGCATCAAACGCGTATTGGGAAAATTACCAATCTATTTCCCAGATaaatataaaagtattagataCATTTATCAACAAATTTAAACCCACATGTGCTGCTAGTCCTTGTGGTATAACTGAAACCTGCAACGAAACGAATGGCAAGATTGTTTGTTCAGCAAACAAGTGGGCCGTAGTTGCTTTCGTTTTCGTTTTTCTTGCTACAGGATTTTGCCTAACAACCATACTGCAACTTTTTCGCCGTAGATCGTCTAATGAGAAAGTTACCATCAATGAGGAATATGAAACTGTTAG CAATCACCAGTCACAGGAGAGGGATACTGAGAATACAAGATACGAAGCATTGAACATAGCGGCACAAAcgagtacataa